Part of the Scyliorhinus canicula unplaced genomic scaffold, sScyCan1.1, whole genome shotgun sequence genome, gcacagggttagatacagagtaaagctccctccacactctcccaatcaaacactcccagaacagttTCAGTTCGGGGTTatatacagtgtaaagctccctctacactgtcgccattAAACACTCCCCGGAGAGGTACAGCGCGGCGTTaaatacagattaaagctccctctacactgtccccattaaacaatcccaggataggtacagtccggggttagacacagtgtaaatccccctctacactgtcgccattaaacactcgcaggacacgtacagcacgaggttagatacagagtgaagctccgtccacactgtcgccatcaaacactcccaggagaggtacagcatgggttttgatacagagtaagctccctctacGATGCCCCCATCAAACAATCACAGGAAAGTTATAGTCCGgagttagatactgagtaaagctctctctacactgtcccatgaaacactcccaggacaggtacagcacagggttagatgcagagcaaagctcactctacactgtcaccatcaaacacttccaggacaggtacaacacagggttagatatCGAGTATGGCTCCCTCAGTAATGCCCCCATCAactctcacaggacaggtaccgcACAGGGTAATATACAGAAGAATTATTCCTCGAGAGATTCCCTATCAATATTCCCTTGGCAGACATAGCACATGATAatcacagtaaatggcagaagtcTTCCGCTATGGACATACAGACGGATATGGGCGGATATATCAACAACTCGCTGGAAGCGGCAATGATGTGGATAAGGTTGTCAAGGAGATCTCCGGTATATGGGACCATGATGGCTCAGTATTGGCACTGCtgctcacggagccgaggtcccagattcgaatccccttctggatcactgtcctgtggaatttgcacattttcgcagtgtctgcgtggctttcgcccccacaacacaaagatgtgcagggtacatggattggtcaagctaaattgtcccttcatttgaaaaaatgaattgagtactctaaatttatcaataaAAAAGAAGACCTCCGCCATGTTTGCGTTCATTGGATATGGCATAGATTTTGAAATTCGCAGGTTCTGTGCAGATGGACAGAACCTTAGCTCGGTCACACTTGGAAGTCTATAAGCATTACTGGTCGccaaagtacatagaacatagaacagtacagcacagaacaggcccttcggccctcgatgctgtgccgagccacgatcaccctactcaaacccacgtatccaccctatacccgtaacccaacaaccccctccccccttaaccttactttttaggacactacgggcaatttagcatggccaatccacctaacccgcacatctttggactgtgggaggaaaccggagcacccggaggaaacccacgcacacacggggaggacgtgcagactccgcacagacagtgacccagccgggaatcgaacctgtgaccctggagctgtgaagcatttatgctaaccaccatgctaccgtgctgcccacggtatatGAAAAGTAGATGGATGTGGGTTCttttgagagggtacagaggcGGGCTCCCAATTTTtcataggtttgggtttgggttgaGCGTTGTAGTGTGGGTCCAGTTGTTGGCTGTGTCGCTCATATCAAACTTGCCACTGAATGAGATGAACTCAGGGTATTTGGCGTTCCAGATGGGTGCAATTCAGCCCTTGGAAATGGCACTTCATGTTTcagctgtgtgggggaggggaagagagaggacgATGGAGCatcggttgtcgctgtacgccgATGACCTGCTGTTGTTGGTGTCGGGTTGATTGGAAAGCACGGGCAGAATGATGGGattattggagaggtttggggcctttcCGGGTTAGATATTGAGTGTCggaaaaagtgaggtgtttccGCTGAATGATGCGGAGCGGGAGGCAAACGTGGGTGCCCTGCCGTTTAAGGTGGAAGGTGAATGGTTTTGGTACATGGCGATCCAGGTAATGCCTGAGTGGGCCACAATGCGTAGGTGGAGCCGCTTTCTTCACAAAGCTTTGTTTCAATCccaaaattaatcccactgcccgctctctccccatagccctctatCCATGCCCGCTCTCTCCCCGTAACCGTGTATCAataccaaattaatcccactgccccactctatccccatagccctgtaccgacCCAAAACTTATCCCACTTCCGCGCTCAATCACCATAGccgtgtatcaatcccaaactaatcgcaCTACCCCGCTCtttccacattgccctgtattcaTCTACAGCCTTATCCCactaccccactctctctccatagctctgtatcaatccccaaactaatcccactgcccctcctatTCCCCATAGCCGTGTATCAATACCGAAACTAATCacacttccccactctctccccccagccctgtaccgaccccaaactaatcccactgtcccgctctccccccatagccgtgtatcaatctccaaactaatcccactgccccactctctccccatagccctgccccGACCCAAAACGGATCCCACTTCCGCGCTCTCTCCTCACTGccgtgtatcaatcccaaactaatcgcaCTACTCctgtttccccatagccctgtattcatctacaaatttatcccactgccccacgctctccccatagccctgtatcaatccgcaAACGAGTCTCACTGCACGACTCCCTACCCATAGCACTGTATCAATCCAGAGACTAAACCCAATTCTTGACTCCCTCCCCATTGACCTGTATCAGTTCCCAAACTaagcccactgccccactctctccccatagccctgaagcAATCCCGAAGCTAATCACAAGGCCCCATgctctccccatggccctgtatcaatccacaaaccAAACCCACTGCCCTCTCTACCCCAGAGCACTGTATTAACCCCAAAATAGTTCCACTGctccgctctccccatagccctgtctcaatccccaaattaatcccactttcccgctTCCATCCcattgccctgtgtcaatccacaAACTAAACCCACTGCTCGACTCCCTCCGGATAGCCCTGTATTAATCCACATACTAAACCCACAGCTcgactctttccccatagccctgtatcaatccccaaactaataccgctgctccactctcccccatatccctgcatcaatccacaaactaatcccactgccccactcactccccatagccctgtatcaatccaaatcTAAggccactgccccgctctctccccatatacCCGTATCAATCCAATActaaacccactgcgccactctcccccaatagccctgcatcaatccacaaactaaacccactgccccgctctctccacatagccctgtatcaatcctgaaactaatctcactgccccgctctctctccatagccctgtgtcaatggtTAAACTAATCCCAATGCCCCAGCGTCACCCCTTTGCCCGAGAACATTCCACAAACTGATCGCACTTTGGCACCCTCTCCCTGTTGTCCTGGATCATTCCACATACAGATCCCACTTCGTCAGACTCTCCCTGTAGTTCTGGATTAAACCCGAAACAGACCGTACGGTCCCGGCTTTTCCCTATTGTCCTGGGTCAATCCCGAAGCAGATCCCACTGTCCCGGCCTTTCCCTATTGTCCTGGATCATTCCGCAAATACATTCCACTGTCCCAGCCTCTCCATAATGTCTAGGATAATTCCACTGCTCCAGCCTCTCCCTATTATCCTGGATCAATCCAGAAACAGATCCCACTTCCACAGCCTCTCCTTATTGTCGAGGATCATTCCACAAACAGATCCCACTGCCCCAGCCTCTTCCTATTGTCCTGCATCATTCGAAAAACATATCCCAATTCCACAGCCTCTCCTTATTGTCGAGGATGAATCCACAAACAGATCCCACTGTCCCGGCTTCTCCCTATTGTCCTGCACCATTCCAGAAACAGATCCCACTTCCACATCCTCTCCTTATTGTCGGGGAACATTCAACAAACAGATCCCACTGTCCCAGTCTCTCCCTATTGTCCTGGATCAATCCAGAAACAGATCCCACTTCCACAGCCTCTCCTTATTGTCGAGGATCATTCCACAAACAGACCCCACTGTCCCAGCCTCTTCCTATTGTCCTGCATCATTCGAAAAACAGATCCCAATTCCACAGCCTCTCCTTATTGTCGAGGATGAATCCACAATCAGATCCCACTGTCCCGGCCTCTCCCTATTGTCCTGCATCATTCCAGAAACAGATCCCACTTCCACAGCCTCTCCTTGTTGTCGAAGATCATTCCACAAACAGATCCCACTGTCCCAGCCCCTTCCTATTGTCCTGCATTATTCCAGAAACAGATCCCACTTCCACAGCCTCTACTTATTGTCGGGGAATATTCaacaaacaaatcccactgtcccagCCTCTCCCTATTGTCCTGGATCAATCCAGAAACAGATCCCACTTCCACAGCCTCTCCTTATTGTCGAGGATCATTCCACAAACAGACCCCACTGTCCCAGCCTCTCTCTATTGTCCTGGATCATTCGAGAAACAGATCCCAATTCCACAGCCTCTCCTTATTGTCGAGGATCATTCCACAGACTGATCCCACTGCCCCAGCCACTTCCTATTGTCCTGCATCATTCGAGAAACAGATCCCACTTCCACAGCCTCTCCGTATTGTCGAGGATCATTCCACAAACAGATCACACTGCCCCAGCCTCTCACTATTGTCCTGCATCATTCCAGAAACACATCCCACGGTCTCAGCCTCTCCTTATGTTCTGGGCCATTCCACAAACAGCTCCCACTGCCCCAGTTTCTCTCTATTGTCCTGGATCATTCCACAAATagatcggacctcaaaggtagcgatctcaggattactaccgatgCCACGTGCTGTCAGAattgaaatgacaggatatataggatgaatacgtggctgaagagctgGTGTCgggggaggatttcagattcctggCGAATTGGGACCGGTTTTggtggaggtgggacctgtacaaaccggacggttaAACCTGGGCACGTCTGGAACGATgtccggggtttggggggggggggatatcggtgatcatgggtgattttaatcttcacataattGGGCACATGgaattagccacaataccgtagaggaggatTTTCTAAACTGTACACGGAATGGTTTTCTTgtccaatatgtggaggaacggaCAAGAGAGCAGGCCAtattagactgggtactgtgtaatgtgaATGAAAtcgttgccaatctggctgtacgagaccactttgggatgagcgaccataatataatagaattttttaaaatcaatatgGAGAGTGAAGGAGTTAATTCGGAGACTcgtgtgctgaatcttaataaagggaactatgaggctatgaggcgtgagttggacTTGATAGATTGGGCAGAGTTACGTAAATGGTTGACAGTGGatcggcaatggcaaacattcaagggacgcatggaggaactacagcaacgtTCTATCCTGTccggcacaaaagcaaagggggtaagagggccaatccatggctttcaaaacaaattagaaatagtatccgatgcaAGGAAAAAGCAGATAGTTTGACCAAGAAAAAGAATagttctgaggattgggagccgtttagaattcagcaaacaaggacgaagggattgattaagaaggggaatgtagaatacgaaaggaagcttgcagggaacataaagactgacgctaagggtttctacagatatgtgaagaggaagagattgGTGTAGAGAAAAgtaggcccactacagacagaaaagggattgcataataagggacaaagacatGGCTGAGCAATTGGATACATGATTTGGTTGTGTAtttacaaatgaggacacaaatcagatcccagaaatgttggagaatgaaaggtttagtgagagggaagaactgagggagataaacattagtagagaaacggTGATGGGAAAACAGATggaattgaaggcggataaatccccagggcctgagaatctgcatgccGGAGTTCTTAAAGAGGTGGTTCTGAAagtagtggatgcactggtggtcatcttccgggatttcatagactctggaactgtcctgcagattggagggtagctcacgccattccgatattcaaaaagacaGGTAGAGAAAAAACAGGGAGTTATAAGCCAGTAAGACTAACATCAGAGTGGGAAAAACGCTTGAATTCATTATTAAGGATTTAAtagttagaaagcagtggcaggatcagtgagagtcagcatggatttaagaaggggaaatcatgcttgataaatctgttATAATTCTCTGAAGAGGCAACCAggacagtcgacaagggggaggcaGTCGGTGTGGTAtagttggactttcagaaggcgtttgacaatgttccgcatcagagattattgtgcaaaattaaagcgcatagtATTGGAGgatatgtattgaggtggatagaaaactggttggcagagaggaaacaaactgTAGGGATTAAAGGGTCCGTTTCAAATTGGCGTTGGGaatccagctattcacaacacatattgatgatttggatgagggaacaaaatgtaacagctcaaagtttgcacatgataccaaattaggtgggagggtgaatagcAACGAGGATGCAGGGGTCTTACAGCaatatctggacaggttgggcgagtgggtaaAACAATGGCAgacgcagtataatttggataagtgtgaggttattcgttttggaatcaaaaacagaaaggcaCATTTCTAACCGAATGGTTGGGAGAGGGgcgtgtgcagtgggacctgtgtttttatgtgcaccattcgctgaaggtaagtatgcaggctcatggtatgctggccttcgttGCAAaatgtttcgagtatagaagcagggatgtgttgctgcaaaagtacagggccttggtgaggccacacgtggagtattgtgtacagtttttatctccttctctgaggaaggatgttcttgctctcgagggttgCAGCGAGAGCTTTACCAGATTGATCCCAGAgacggcgggactgtcatatgaggaaagattgactaggttgggatttctCTTGctggcgttcagaagaatgagggggatctcatcgagacttataaaattctaacaggactagacaaggcAGATGCAACGACAATTttatcaatgatgggtgtgtccagaaccagaggtaacagcctgaggattcagagtaaaccatttaggagagagataaagagacatttcttcagacaaagtggtgagcctgttgaattcattgccacagtaaCAGGTTGATGCTAAAGCTTTGAatatgttctttttaaaaataaatttagattacccaattattttttccaataaggggcaatttagtgtggctaatccaccgactctgcacatttttgtgttattggggcgaaacccacgcacccacagggagaatgtgcaaactccacacggacagtgacccagagtcgggatcgaacctcggacctcagcgccgtaaggcagctgtgctaaccactaggccaccttgctgcactaactttgaatacatttaagaggCGGCtgcatatagcacttggggagaatgtgatcaaagactatggggagaaagcaggattaggctgttgagttggatgatgagccatgatcgtgatgaatggcggagcagacttgaagggccaaaaggtctcctcctgctgCTATCTTCTATATACTCTATATGGATCTAAACACCCCGTCTGTCCCTGGACCCTGCTTCACCCAACAACTATCAGTCACTTCTATATTACCTCCATACgaacaccccacccccttctgTACCTGCACAATGGTTCTGCAAATAACTGTCACTCACGCCTATACCACCTGTATACGTATACCGACCCCCTCCTCTGTACCTGCACCTTGCTTCTACTAACAACATTCCATCACTCCTATAACACCTCTATACGTACACACTTCGTCTGTAAATGCACCCTGCTTTCCCAAACAACTTTCACTCACTCCTCTGAAAACACTATACGTACACACCTCGTCTGTACCTGCTCGCATCTCCTCCAATCAACTTTCACTCACTCCTATACCACGTCTTTACGGACACACATCTGTCTGTACCTGCGACCTGATTCTCCAAACAACTTTTGGTCACTCCTATACGTCCTCGATACGTTCACCCCACCCCGTCAATACCTGCACCCTGCTTTCCCAAACAACACCTATACCATCTCCATAAGTACACCTACCACTCTGTACCTGCCCCCTCaaccaacattcacacacacgtaAACCACCTCAATACGTACACCTCCAAATCCTTAAATACTTCTGCGGCGTTATTCCCCACTCCAAAAGTCCACTCTCATCCATACACTCCCAGCGCAATCTATCCAATCCGTCCTAACATGGTCCTGTACAAAATCTCTCACTGTTTGACCTTCTGTTGTCACACACCTTCTCTCCTACATATCTTCACACATCACCTCATCATCGTCAGTTTTGCTCCATACCTACCCACACATTTTAACTTCAAGTAGTCTATTAACATTTCCAAATATTCATCCATCCTGTCCAAAAACTTTTCACCAAAGCTTTCCACTCCACTGCTCCTAATATCACTCCCCTGTCCACACCCATACTTGAACATTCTCCATACAGCAATGTCGTAATCCGTTCCCATACGGCTACCAAACCTTTGCAACTCGGATATGCGCAATTATAGCCACGCCGTTTCATTGCCTTCATTACCCACGTTTCCACCCCTGCTGCCAATTCAATAACCACCTCCATACCTCCACTGTCATTCCTCCACTCATCATGCAGCATCCATCTCATTTTCTTCCCTTCACCGTACCATTTTGCAAGCTCCTCTCGGAACGTGCAGCTTTGCCTCCACCTAATCACGTATCTCTATAGCAATTCCTATTCGATATTGACCATCGTCGTTCCAGTTCAACATAttgtttccctcccactgacgctATTAAAATGATGGCCCACAGCGTTAACCACGTGGGAGTTCAGCACTCTTCACCCATGTCCATCTCCATCACGTTTTCATCCTGCAGCACAATGCGACAATGATTCAATTACATCTCTACTGTCCGCCCGGCTTCTGGCATCTCAAACCATATTCTAAATCAGCCCACATACACGGCAGCATGCCAGCTTGAACTgctcctctgaacttcctcctTCGCTGTTTACTTCTCTTATTTGAATAATACCTTGATTCAAATGTAATAAACATTGTTGCAGATCGATTTAAAAAACTGTTCGAAGTTTAAGCATATTCTCACGACAATCAATCATTTTTCGTTTATAATTCTCTGACATTTCTTAAATTATTACAGATTCTGAATGAGTATTTTTTTTAGTAAACTCATAAATAAGTGAAGAGGATTACGGAAAAATGCGCCATAAACTGGGATTAATCAGTCGAATGTTTCGGTGGAAATAAGCATCAGTATACAATTGGACccattttatttttacatttctatCAGTGTTGTGAAGTAATTTGACAAATTAACAGATTACAATATTTTAGTGTGCTACGCCAAATGTATGTATtttcatagaacatataacatagaacagtacagcacagaaaaggcccttcggccctcgatgttgtgccgagcaattatcaccctactgaaacccatgtatccaccctatacccgtaacccaacaacccccctttaaccttaatttttaggacactacgggcaatttagcatggccaatccacctaacccgcacatctttggaccgtgggaggaaaccggagcacccggaggaaacccacgcacacacgggtaggacgtgcagactccgcacagacagtgacccagccgggaatcgaacctgggaccttggagctgtgaagcttttatgctaaccaccatgctactgtgctgctccgaGTAAATCCAGTGCTGTCATTGGATTGCAGATGTTGGTCAATTTACTGCTGGTTAATTTTACAACAAATAGCTGGTTCTAAAAGTAAAAATTATTTGATCTGCTGATTGGATTTAGTAATATTGGGTGATACTTGTAATCAACTTGAAATGGGACAAGGAGAATGGGAGTCCCGTCTTCAGTAATGTTTTCCTCCAAATTTCACTAATTTCCCTAACAGTGTAAAGGGATATTTGATCGAACTGAGCAGCAGGTTTCTGAATTTTCTCTGGGTTATTGTGTAAATAGCTGTGTTGCTGCAGGAGCTCAGAAGCTGCAGCATAATCCCAGCCTCTTGAAAGTTAGGAAAGGGAGTATATTGGTATCTTCTCATGAAGGCCGCCGTAATTCTAACGTATATGAAATATATAACTGTCGTTATCCAGAGTAGGATAAAactactggatattgcaaagagtAAAACAATGGATCGTCTCCGGTTCATCAGCTCAGCATCCTTTTCATTCCTGTCACTGCTGTGCTTCCGGAGGCTCATTCGGCCGCGACTGGCTATTAAAATGCGTCTGATGGTGACAATATTAAATAACAAAATCAGAAAGAATGGAATCACTGGGGTTAGCAGCTGCTCAATCCAAGAAAATGCTATCCAAATCGGATCAAAGAAAAAATTTGTGGACAGCTTGCACCCTAACTGCATCCAGTAGTAATAAGAGGAATACAGGAAGGGCCAGGGAATGTTCTTCAAGCAGAGCAGCGAGCTCACAGTGGTGATGACAACAACAGCAGTTTTCTCGGTGCAGTATTTGGTTTTCAGCTTCTGACAGCAAATGGCCACCAGGCGATCAAAGGTAAAAGAGACAGTCAACCAAACAGAAATGTCGATTGCAGCGGGAGACATGAAGAGAATGAATCTGCAAACGGGAGTGTGGAGCAGGAATGTGTTTTTCCAATATAATGTAGCAATGCGATGTAATATTACATTCCAGACAATAACCATGAGATCGGCTGCCGCCATAGCCACCAGATAGAGGgtgatgcatttggagaggccacaaTTTTTGAAAGAGAGGATTACGATTGTAACGATGTTCACTGTGAGAAGTAGAATAGATACCAGTCATAATAATAATGTCACAAGCATGcgcacattaacactgcgatgaggtTACTTTGGAAGTCGCCACATGTTTcggtacacagagagaacattCAGAAAGTCAAATTCAGATGTAACAGGCAGAtatatcgggacttgtgggaggaaattgcagcacccggaggaaacccacgcagacatggggggactatgcagactccacacagacagtgacccaagccgggaatcgaatctgggtccctggagc contains:
- the LOC119960696 gene encoding probable G-protein coupled receptor 139 produces the protein MAAADLMVIVWNVILHRIATLYWKNTFLLHTPVCRFILFMSPAAIDISVWLTVSFTFDRLVAICCQKLKTKYCTEKTAVVVITTVSSLLCLKNIPWPFLYSSYYYWMQLGCKLSTNFFFDPIWIAFSWIEQLLTPVIPFFLILLFNIVTIRRILIASRGRMSLRKHSSDRNEKDAELMNRRRSIVLLFAISSSFILLWITTVIYFIYVRITAAFMRRYQYTPFPNFQEAGIMLQLLSSCSNTAIYTITQRKFRNLLLSSIKYPFTLLGKLVKFGGKHY